CTGCCCGTGCAGGCAGCATGTTCGCGCACAAACTGATAGGATTTTGTGGAGCCCGGATTATTATTAAAAGTAACACAAGGCGATACAATATTCAAAAATGCAAATCCGGGGTGGTTAATAGCTGCTTTGAGCAAAGGATTCAACTGGTCCTTGTCGCCCGAGAAACTTTGTGCTACAAATGAAGCTCCTAATTCAATGGCAAGACTCGCCAAATCTATTGGCGGATAAGGGTTCACACTTCCTGCTTTACTGATGGAGCCAACATCGGCTGTGGCTGAATCTTGTCCTTTGGTCAAACCGTACACTCCGTTGTTCATACAGATATAAACCATGTTTAGGTTCTTGCGTATTACATGAACAAATTGTCCCATTCCAATTGAAGCAGAATCTCCGTCTCCCGAAACTCCTATATACAACAAATCTTTGTTGGCAAGGTTTGCACCTGTAGCCACTGCCGGCATACGCCCGTGAACAGAATTAAACCCATGAGAGTTACTTAAAAAATAAGCCGGAGTCTTGGAAGAACATCCAATGCCCGATAGTTTTGCCACTTTATGAGGCTCAATATCAAGCTCAAAACAAGCCTGTACAATAGCTGTACTAATAGAGTCATGTCCACAACCGGCACAAAGTGTAGAAATTGTTCCTTCGTATTCAGCAGAAGTGTAGCCCAACTTATTTTTGGGGAGTTCAGGATGTCGAAAAACGGGTTTATAAAAAGTCATTTTAGGTACGATTCTTTAAGGGTTATTTAATCTGTGAAATAATGTCATCGGCTGTGATAGGCATACCGCTATAATTCAAAACAGGAATCAATTTGGCAGGATTAATTCCCATTTCAATCATCATCAAGCTACGGAGTTGTGCATCTCTGTTTTGTTCAACCACATATATTTTGTCGTGTGAAGAAACAAAATCATAAACCGCTTGGCTAAAAGGGAATGCCTTGATACGCATAGCATCCATTTTGAGTCCTTGTTGTTTCAAAGTATGCATGGCTT
This genomic interval from Bacteroidota bacterium contains the following:
- a CDS encoding 2-oxoacid:ferredoxin oxidoreductase subunit beta, whose protein sequence is MTFYKPVFRHPELPKNKLGYTSAEYEGTISTLCAGCGHDSISTAIVQACFELDIEPHKVAKLSGIGCSSKTPAYFLSNSHGFNSVHGRMPAVATGANLANKDLLYIGVSGDGDSASIGMGQFVHVIRKNLNMVYICMNNGVYGLTKGQDSATADVGSISKAGSVNPYPPIDLASLAIELGASFVAQSFSGDKDQLNPLLKAAINHPGFAFLNIVSPCVTFNNNPGSTKSYQFVREHAACTGRTDYVPVMDTITKSYAEGELTSIELHDGSVLQFHKLDNDWNPEDRLSAIAALKKAEAKQEVLTGLLYINRNPKELHQILNTSDTPLNRLNEGALCPGNDILRDINEGFR